The Mobula birostris isolate sMobBir1 chromosome 6, sMobBir1.hap1, whole genome shotgun sequence genome has a window encoding:
- the LOC140199418 gene encoding thioredoxin domain-containing protein 6-like isoform X4, with protein MAGKKKETILQGGQLVAVVRGANTPLLQKTILEHLVAEKKVLEEGADRKVIKDGGLVKEDDEEVTVLPVDEEKELVTANKAFTVAIIKPDAVAHGKADEIIMKVQEAGFEIICQEERTLTEDEARGLYQHQSEESHFEELIRFMSSGPCRALVISEPEGTDEVIPLWKEFIGPTDVEIAKQEKPESLRALYGTEKLFNAVHGCDDKEQAARELAFFFPSFGAGSEAHNDAETGQRVEKTLALIRPDILKDKKESILQKINEAGLTIAMQKEILLTEQQVYEFYREHTEAEYFPALLQNMTSGPVLALALASNDAVSHWRNQLGPQDVRQAKEEAPESLRARFAVESIPINQLHGSNTPEEAERELKFFFQVEHTLAVIKPDAMENHKDMIVQKIEEGGFIISQMEEKVFSRELAEEFYKEHKGKPFFDKLIDYMTEGPSLTMILSKENAVEEWRNLMGPRDPEEAKKVAPDSLRAKFAKDVLRNSLHGPTDRMQAIEKIKFLFGDINIGVDGIVQGIEPNLEKIVYPEYREESEDTQLRADAVDSTEKTEVGDETPVDTQIENSKSTFDENLQKNLPEEAPEGQVNEEAPDDAYAEHLKTSSPDGPTEEEKENAEGNSSISDSI; from the exons ATCAAAGATGGAGGTTTAGTAAAAGAAGATGACGAGGAAGTGACAGTGCTGCCAGTTGATGAAGAGAAAGAACtcg TTACTGCCAATAAGGCATTCACGGTTGCAATCATCAAACCTGATGCTGTGGCTCATGGGAAAGCAGATGAAATAATAATGAAG GTTCAGGAAGCAGGCTTTGAAATTATCTGCCAAGAGGAGCGGACATTAACAGAAGATGAGGCACGAGGCCTCTACCAACATCAGTCAGAGGAG TCTCATTTCGAAGAGCTAATTCGCTTCATGTCAAGTGGTCCCTGCCGTGCTCTGGTCATATCCGAACCTGAAGGAACAGATGAAGTCATTCCTCTGTGGAAAGAGTTCATTGGCCCAACTGATGTCGAAATTGCAAAACAGGAGAAACCTGAAAG TCTCCGAGCTCTATACGGTACTGAGAAGCTCTTCAATGCAGTTCATGGATGTGATGACAAGGAACAGGCTGCCAGGGAACTTGCGTTTTTCTTCCCCAGCTTTGGGGCCGGCTCTGAGGCCCATAATGATGCTGAGACTGGCCAACGTGTGGAGAAGACCTTGGCTCTGATCAGGCCGGATATCTTAAAGGATAAGAAGG AATCCATCCTGCAGAAGATTAATGAGGCTGGCTTAACAATAGCCATGCAGAAGGAGATCTTACTTACAGAACAACAAGTTTATGAATTTTACAGAGAGCACACGGAAGCAGAATATTTCCCAGCACTGCTTCAGAACATGACCAG tgggcctgtacttgctttGGCTCTTGCCAGCAATGATGCTGTTTCACATTGGAGGAATCAGCTAGGGCCTCAAGATGTGCGTCAAGCGAAAGAAGAAGCCCCTGAAAG TCTGAGGGCACGGTTTGCAGTGGAATCTATTCCAATAAATCAATTGCATGGCAGCAACACACCAGAGGAGGCAGAAAGGGAGCTGAAGTTCTTCTTCCAAGTGGAACATACGCTGGCTGTCATCAAACCTGATGCAATGGAGAATCACAAAG ATATGATTGTACAGAAGATTGAAGAAGGAGGCTTTATTATTTCACAGATGGAAGAAAAAGTATTTAGCAGAGAACTGGCTGAAGAGTTCTACAAGGAACACAAGGGCAAGCCATTCTTTGACAAGCTGATTGACTATATGACTGA AGGTCCATCATTGACGATGATTCTAAGTAAGGAGAACGCAGTAGAAGAATGGAGAAATTTGATGGGTCCAAGAGATCCTGAGGAGGCCAAGAAAGTAGCACCAGATTCTTTGCGAGCCAAGTTTGCAAAGGATGTCTTACGGAATTCCTTGCATGGTCCCACAGATCGAATGCAAGCCATAGAAAAAATCAAGTTTCTGTTTGGGGACATAAATATCGGAGTGGATGGTATTGTCCAAG GTATTGAACCAAACTTGGAGAAAATAGTTTACCCGGAGTATAGGGAGGAATCAGAAG ATACACAGCTAAGAGCTGATGCAGTGGACTCAACAGAGAAAACTGAAGTAGGTGATGAAA CTCCTGTAGACACTCAGATTGAAAACTCAAAGAGCACCTTTGATGAGAACTTGCAGAAGAATTTGCCAGAAGAAGCTCCAGAGGGGCAAGTTAATGAAGAAG CTCCTGATGATGCTTACGCTGAGCACTTGAAAACGAGCTCTCCGGATGGACCCACAGAGGAGGAGAAGGAAAATGCAGAAGGAAATAGTTCCATCAGTGATTCCATATAA